A window of the Clupea harengus chromosome 8, Ch_v2.0.2, whole genome shotgun sequence genome harbors these coding sequences:
- the LOC105912477 gene encoding transmembrane protein 47-like, with protein sequence MSVNEVYVFRPFKLIALLCVFLALCLDIVALLSPAWVTAERYSLSLWESCSETATSWDCTSTLRSDWQIATLVLLLAGAAVTLVAFLIALISLCKGTHRKHYRTVAVFLFTAVVLQACALVLYPIKFIDGTVLQTYHEFNWGYGLGWGATIFMLGGGILFCLRTDMYEDAMY encoded by the exons ATGTCGGTGAATGAAGTGTACGTGTTTCGACCGTTTAAGCTGATCGCTTTACTTTGTGTGTTCCTCGCACTGTGTTTAGATATTGTAGCACTTTTGAGCCCTGCTTGGGTTACAGCGGAACGCTACTCTCTGTCGCTATGGGAGTCTTGCAGTGAAACTGCGACGAGCTGGGACTGCACTTCCACCCTTAGGTCCG acTGGCAGATTGCCACGTTGGTGCTGCTCCTGGCAGGCGCTGCGGTGACTCTGGTGGCCTTCCTCATCGCCCTCATCTCCCTCTGTAAGGGCACTCATAGGAAGCACTACCGCACAGTCGCTGTGTTCCTCTTCACGGCAG TGGTTCTCCAGGCCTGCGCTCTGGTCCTCTACCCAATCAAATTCATCGACGGCACGGTGCTGCAGACCTACCACGAGTTTAACTGGGGCTACGGCCTCGGCTGGGGGGCCACCATCTTCATGCTGGGAGGTGGGATCCTGTTCTGCCTGCGAACAGACATGTACGAGGATGCCATGTACTGA